One Thermicanus aegyptius DSM 12793 DNA segment encodes these proteins:
- a CDS encoding TPR end-of-group domain-containing protein codes for MNELLELQKKVFTLFTQTNYDEALQTIAEIEEKYPEMKDKTSFWKACLYSMTGRPDAAVQTLRAALKEGYWWNPDQMLNDEDLKPLRELDAFKEIVEESRNRFEVSKSTGSSDLLLYPSDKHQVPMPLLYVLHWRGDSAERFSRYWAPERLGERIHVAFPQSSQIYGYHAYCWDDGKLARNEIYDQFSVVVSRVAVDEEQVILAGASQGGKLAFELALEGTPIQVKGFIVVVPSIRDVAGYQSLIEKAKGNFIRGWIITGDQDHYYESTVALHRDLERAGIACKLVVVKGMGHFFPENFADLLQEALDDLLR; via the coding sequence ATGAACGAGTTATTAGAACTTCAAAAGAAGGTGTTTACGCTTTTTACTCAAACAAACTATGACGAGGCGTTGCAGACGATTGCTGAGATCGAAGAGAAGTATCCGGAGATGAAGGATAAAACAAGTTTCTGGAAGGCGTGTCTCTACAGCATGACGGGAAGGCCTGATGCCGCGGTGCAAACGTTACGGGCTGCATTGAAGGAAGGATATTGGTGGAACCCGGATCAAATGCTCAATGATGAGGATCTGAAGCCGTTGCGGGAGTTGGATGCTTTCAAAGAGATCGTGGAGGAATCAAGAAACAGATTTGAGGTTTCAAAAAGTACCGGATCATCCGATCTTCTCCTGTATCCTTCCGACAAACATCAAGTACCGATGCCGCTCTTGTATGTGCTTCATTGGCGGGGGGATTCGGCAGAGCGTTTTTCGCGGTACTGGGCCCCTGAGCGTTTAGGGGAGCGGATTCATGTGGCGTTTCCCCAATCTTCGCAAATATATGGGTATCACGCGTACTGTTGGGATGATGGTAAACTGGCGAGAAATGAGATTTACGACCAGTTTTCAGTGGTGGTAAGCCGTGTTGCGGTGGATGAAGAGCAGGTGATTCTGGCCGGAGCATCCCAGGGAGGAAAGTTGGCGTTTGAACTGGCGCTGGAGGGAACCCCGATTCAGGTGAAAGGGTTCATTGTAGTAGTTCCTTCCATTCGGGATGTGGCAGGCTATCAATCCCTGATCGAAAAAGCAAAAGGGAACTTCATTCGAGGGTGGATCATAACCGGGGATCAAGACCATTACTATGAATCGACTGTCGCCCTTCATCGTGACCTAGAACGGGCAGGCATCGCATGCAAGTTGGTCGTTGTAAAGGGAATGGGGCATTTCTTTCCGGAGAATTTCGCCGACTTGCTGCAGGAAGCGCTGGATGATTTATTAAGATGA
- a CDS encoding amino acid ABC transporter permease, which translates to MDINVEVVFQSLGVLFYGLWMTIAITVISLFIALILGLFTALMKLSKSKILKMISNTYINIIRGTPLLVQVFYVYFALPSLLGFRIDAWTAAITALSLNAGAYIAEVFRSGIQAVSKGQYEAALAQGMTTRQTMQYVILPQAIRIVIPSLLNQFIITLKDTSLVSVIGFEELARKGQIVIATSYAAFEIWTVVALMYLATVFTLTKLSEGLEKRLRIGEY; encoded by the coding sequence ATGGACATAAATGTTGAAGTCGTTTTTCAATCGCTTGGAGTATTATTTTATGGATTATGGATGACGATCGCTATCACTGTGATTTCATTGTTCATCGCATTGATTCTGGGGTTGTTTACTGCACTTATGAAATTATCAAAGTCTAAAATCTTAAAAATGATATCCAATACGTATATTAATATAATTCGTGGTACTCCTCTTTTGGTACAAGTGTTTTATGTTTACTTTGCTTTGCCGTCTTTGCTCGGCTTTCGGATTGATGCTTGGACAGCAGCTATTACTGCACTCAGTTTAAATGCCGGAGCCTATATTGCGGAAGTTTTTCGTTCCGGCATACAAGCCGTTTCTAAAGGACAATATGAAGCTGCTCTAGCCCAAGGGATGACCACACGTCAAACCATGCAATACGTTATTCTGCCACAAGCCATACGAATTGTCATTCCATCTTTACTCAATCAGTTTATTATTACTTTAAAAGATACTTCTTTAGTTTCCGTTATTGGTTTTGAAGAACTAGCTCGAAAAGGTCAGATCGTCATTGCTACGAGTTATGCCGCTTTTGAAATTTGGACAGTCGTCGCCTTGATGTACCTTGCTACAGTATTCACTTTAACGAAACTATCTGAGGGGTTAGAAAAAAGACTACGAATTGGTGAATATTAA
- a CDS encoding phenylacetate--CoA ligase family protein, translated as MNLNSVLIRNLVFPYMEYFKGNKIRSYLKYLQETQHYSENELKSLQEKKLRSLLLYSIEKVPAYSKYRHLYTDIMENPSFAITKFPILTKQNFIHSSLTYISNDVKKEDLIPNRTGGSTGEPVQFYLDRKTVEFYEAARWRGLSWSNIKIGDSSAMIWGSPIELTQQQRLSYKLKERFLKNRILISAYNLNPSSLKEYIKTLNSFKPMYIYGYASALYLFAELMLSGNLSLKFKPVAVVSTAETLYDFQREKIENAFKCRVINEYGARDGGILAYQCSRGNMHLTVENAYIEIVDINTKQPVASGGSGLVIVTDLNNYSMPRIRYQLGDVATLSLDRCDCGLQLPLLEKIEGREDDIFVATNGAYVHGHVFNHIARNLNGIKQFQIIQHSRSNISLKIIRGLNYDHLQVQQFINEIKKVMGSVEIKVEFAESIEPSNSGKIRYTKREFPLSI; from the coding sequence ATGAATCTAAATAGTGTGCTCATTAGAAATTTAGTTTTTCCATATATGGAATATTTTAAGGGGAATAAGATACGCAGTTATTTAAAATACCTACAGGAAACTCAACATTACTCTGAAAATGAATTAAAATCTCTTCAGGAGAAAAAACTTCGAAGTTTATTACTTTATTCAATTGAAAAGGTTCCTGCTTATTCTAAATACCGTCACTTATATACAGATATTATGGAGAACCCTTCTTTCGCCATAACTAAATTTCCAATATTGACAAAACAAAACTTCATCCATTCAAGCTTAACTTACATAAGTAACGATGTAAAAAAAGAAGACCTTATTCCAAATCGTACAGGCGGCTCCACAGGAGAACCAGTTCAATTTTATCTTGATAGAAAGACTGTTGAGTTTTATGAAGCAGCTCGCTGGCGTGGTCTTTCGTGGTCAAATATAAAAATAGGAGATAGCTCTGCAATGATATGGGGCTCTCCTATAGAACTGACTCAACAACAAAGGCTATCCTATAAATTAAAAGAGAGATTTTTGAAAAACAGAATTCTAATATCTGCTTATAACCTTAATCCATCTTCTTTAAAAGAGTATATCAAAACGCTTAACTCTTTTAAACCAATGTATATATATGGCTATGCTTCAGCGCTTTATCTTTTTGCCGAACTTATGTTATCAGGTAATCTTTCACTTAAATTCAAACCGGTAGCGGTGGTTTCCACAGCAGAAACACTTTACGATTTTCAACGAGAGAAAATAGAGAATGCCTTTAAATGTAGAGTAATAAATGAATACGGCGCACGTGACGGTGGAATACTTGCTTATCAGTGTTCAAGAGGTAACATGCATCTTACGGTTGAGAATGCTTATATCGAGATTGTCGATATAAATACAAAACAACCTGTCGCATCTGGTGGTAGTGGTTTAGTTATAGTAACTGATCTAAATAATTATTCAATGCCTAGGATTAGATATCAACTGGGAGATGTTGCAACATTATCCCTAGATAGATGTGATTGTGGATTACAGTTACCCTTATTAGAAAAAATTGAAGGTCGTGAAGATGATATATTTGTTGCAACTAACGGAGCCTATGTTCATGGCCATGTTTTTAACCACATTGCGCGAAATCTTAATGGAATAAAGCAGTTTCAGATCATCCAGCATTCAAGGAGTAATATATCATTGAAAATTATAAGAGGGTTAAACTATGATCATCTACAAGTTCAACAGTTTATTAATGAGATTAAGAAGGTAATGGGTTCTGTAGAGATTAAAGTAGAATTCGCAGAATCGATTGAGCCATCAAATTCAGGGAAGATTAGATATACGAAAAGAGAATTTCCACTTTCAATTTAA
- a CDS encoding endonuclease MutS2: protein MTEKSWLKRTVKVLEFDKVIEQAMRYASSSLARERMERLTPFFTYEEVEEAQEATAEGVTVYRLRGEVPLGGIHDIRPSIRRARMGGVLSPQEFLDLADTLAAGRRLKHFLLELADKESLPILKEYAERIEGLKNLETKIHGTIDEYGEVLDGASPLLRKIRAEIKGLESGIKERLDRMVKDPSYQKMIQEQIVTLRNGRYVIPVKQEYRTAFGGLVHDQSASGATLFIEPEAVVRLNNELREAKLKEEKEIERILRELTHTTAEEADALSVNVESLAELDFIFTKAKYALSIKASRPILNRKKAIKLKKARHPLIPKEKVVPIDVEVGDSFTMLVITGPNTGGKTVSLKTIGLITLMAQAGLQIPADEESEVAVFSQVFADIGDEQSIEQSLSTFSSHMTHIVRIIQEMVPDSLILLDELGAGTDPTEGAALAIAILDHISRRGARVVATTHYSELKVYAYNQPQVMNASVEFDVETLSPTYRLLLGIPGRSNAFAIARRLGLPAGIIEKAKAQVGSESRELEQMITNLAESRKEAEMKREEAERIQEEMVRLRNSLQEEKERLERERDRLLREAAREAEEVVKKARREAEEVIRELRRLGEEEGARIKEHRLIEARKRLDEAIPTLETGRRERGAVPSSPHGLKAGDEVYVHSLKLKGIVLEALGEDEYLVQVGILKTKLNGRDLEKREEEKTRHEKAVIRTANRRERVRTELDLRGQTVEEALIHLDRYLDEALLAGLPQVTIIHGLGTGALKRAVQDYLRSHRNVERYRSGGQGEGGLGVTIAELKG from the coding sequence TTGACGGAGAAGAGCTGGCTTAAACGGACCGTAAAGGTTCTTGAATTTGATAAGGTGATCGAACAAGCGATGCGGTATGCCTCTTCCTCTCTGGCGAGAGAGAGGATGGAGAGGCTCACCCCTTTCTTCACTTACGAAGAGGTGGAAGAGGCGCAGGAGGCGACGGCGGAGGGTGTGACGGTTTATCGACTGCGCGGGGAGGTTCCCCTCGGCGGGATCCACGATATCCGCCCCTCCATTCGGAGGGCAAGGATGGGAGGGGTATTATCCCCGCAGGAATTTCTCGATCTGGCCGATACATTGGCCGCCGGCAGGAGGTTGAAGCATTTCCTGTTGGAGTTGGCCGACAAGGAGTCTCTTCCCATCCTGAAGGAATATGCGGAGAGGATCGAAGGGCTTAAAAACCTGGAGACGAAGATTCACGGGACGATTGATGAATATGGGGAGGTATTGGACGGGGCCTCTCCTTTATTGCGGAAGATCCGTGCCGAGATAAAGGGTTTAGAGTCGGGGATTAAAGAGAGACTGGATCGCATGGTGAAGGACCCCTCCTACCAGAAGATGATTCAGGAGCAGATCGTCACATTACGAAACGGCCGTTATGTGATTCCTGTAAAGCAGGAGTACAGGACCGCTTTTGGCGGACTCGTTCATGATCAGTCCGCCTCGGGAGCGACGCTCTTTATCGAACCGGAGGCGGTGGTCCGCCTCAATAACGAGTTGCGGGAAGCGAAGCTAAAGGAGGAGAAGGAGATTGAACGCATCCTGCGGGAGCTTACGCATACGACCGCGGAAGAGGCGGATGCCTTATCGGTCAATGTGGAGTCCTTGGCCGAGCTCGACTTTATCTTTACCAAAGCAAAGTATGCCTTATCCATCAAAGCGTCCCGACCCATCTTAAATCGAAAGAAGGCCATTAAGTTGAAGAAGGCCCGCCACCCCCTCATTCCGAAGGAGAAGGTGGTACCCATCGATGTGGAGGTGGGCGATTCTTTTACCATGCTGGTGATCACCGGCCCCAATACGGGGGGGAAGACCGTCTCCCTGAAAACGATCGGACTGATTACGTTGATGGCGCAGGCAGGTTTACAGATTCCGGCGGATGAGGAGAGCGAGGTAGCCGTTTTTTCCCAAGTCTTTGCCGACATCGGGGATGAGCAGAGCATCGAACAGAGCTTAAGCACCTTCTCCTCCCATATGACGCACATCGTGAGAATCATCCAAGAGATGGTGCCGGACAGCCTCATCCTTCTGGATGAGCTGGGGGCGGGGACAGATCCCACCGAAGGGGCGGCGTTGGCTATCGCCATCTTGGATCACATCTCCCGGCGGGGAGCCCGGGTCGTGGCCACCACCCATTATAGCGAGCTTAAGGTGTACGCCTATAACCAACCTCAGGTGATGAATGCCAGCGTGGAGTTTGATGTGGAGACCTTAAGCCCTACCTATCGGCTTCTTCTGGGCATTCCAGGGAGGAGCAATGCTTTTGCCATCGCTCGGCGTTTGGGACTTCCCGCGGGAATCATCGAAAAGGCGAAAGCCCAGGTGGGTTCGGAGAGCCGGGAATTGGAGCAGATGATAACGAACCTGGCGGAATCCCGGAAGGAAGCGGAAATGAAGAGAGAAGAGGCGGAGCGGATCCAGGAAGAGATGGTTCGCCTCAGGAATTCCCTCCAAGAGGAGAAGGAGCGGTTGGAACGGGAACGGGATCGTCTTCTTCGAGAAGCGGCCCGAGAAGCGGAAGAAGTGGTGAAAAAAGCCCGGCGGGAAGCGGAAGAGGTGATACGGGAGCTTCGCCGCCTAGGGGAGGAAGAAGGGGCGAGGATTAAGGAACATCGGTTGATCGAAGCGAGAAAACGACTCGATGAGGCGATCCCAACCCTTGAGACCGGGCGAAGGGAAAGGGGGGCTGTCCCGTCCTCTCCCCACGGCCTCAAAGCGGGGGATGAAGTGTACGTCCACTCTTTGAAGTTAAAGGGAATCGTTCTGGAAGCGTTGGGGGAGGATGAGTACCTCGTGCAGGTCGGAATCCTGAAGACCAAGTTGAACGGGAGAGATCTGGAGAAGAGGGAAGAGGAGAAGACTCGGCATGAAAAGGCGGTTATACGGACGGCAAACCGGCGGGAGAGGGTTCGAACCGAACTCGATTTAAGGGGTCAGACGGTGGAGGAAGCCCTGATCCATCTGGATCGCTATCTGGATGAAGCCCTGTTGGCCGGGCTTCCCCAAGTGACCATCATCCATGGCTTGGGTACGGGGGCGCTGAAAAGGGCGGTTCAGGACTACCTGCGCTCCCATCGGAACGTTGAACGCTATCGCTCCGGGGGGCAGGGAGAGGGTGGACTCGGGGTCACCATCGCGGAATTGAAGGGTTAG
- a CDS encoding amino acid ABC transporter ATP-binding protein, producing the protein MITFENVNKYFGSFHVLKNINLNIEASEVVVIIGPSGSGKSTLLRCINGLETINNGVLIVDGVQVNNKETDLNKLRRNIGMVFQHFNLYPHKTVLQNIILAPTKVLGMSRQEAESLAKLYLEKVGILDKINVYPSQLSGGQQQRVAIARGLAMKPKAMLFDEPTSALDPEMIGEVLDVMKTLAKEGMTMVVVTHEMGFAREVADRIIFMDQGEIIEEATPDVFFKNPREERAQLFLKRILSH; encoded by the coding sequence ATGATCACCTTCGAAAATGTCAACAAATATTTTGGGAGTTTTCATGTATTAAAAAACATCAACCTTAATATCGAAGCCAGCGAAGTCGTAGTCATTATCGGACCTTCCGGTTCCGGAAAGAGCACCCTTTTAAGATGTATAAACGGTTTAGAAACGATAAACAACGGCGTCTTAATAGTTGACGGTGTACAAGTTAACAATAAAGAGACAGACTTGAATAAATTACGCCGCAATATCGGCATGGTTTTTCAACACTTTAATCTCTACCCACACAAAACCGTTTTACAGAACATCATTCTTGCACCAACCAAGGTACTCGGTATGTCCCGTCAAGAAGCAGAATCTCTTGCCAAACTTTACCTAGAAAAGGTAGGCATTCTTGATAAGATCAATGTTTATCCTTCACAACTCTCTGGTGGCCAACAACAACGCGTGGCCATCGCCCGCGGACTTGCTATGAAACCGAAGGCAATGCTTTTCGACGAACCGACAAGTGCACTTGATCCGGAGATGATCGGCGAAGTTCTTGATGTGATGAAGACACTTGCCAAGGAAGGGATGACCATGGTTGTCGTTACCCACGAGATGGGCTTTGCTCGTGAAGTGGCAGATCGAATCATCTTCATGGATCAAGGTGAGATCATCGAAGAAGCAACACCTGATGTTTTTTTCAAAAACCCCCGTGAAGAACGTGCACAACTTTTTCTCAAACGCATCCTCAGTCACTAG
- a CDS encoding YkoF family thiamine/hydroxymethylpyrimidine-binding protein, translated as MIISAQVALYPLSRPDIDQIVSDAVAELEKLKEEGLQIEVGSMSSVIRGEEELVWRAIRTLFSEGGKKNPVVLHVTVSNECGC; from the coding sequence ATGATTATTTCCGCACAGGTTGCTCTCTATCCGTTATCGCGGCCCGATATTGATCAGATCGTAAGCGATGCGGTCGCAGAGTTAGAAAAGCTAAAAGAGGAAGGGTTACAGATTGAGGTGGGGTCGATGAGTTCGGTTATTCGGGGTGAAGAGGAGCTGGTGTGGAGGGCGATTCGGACGCTTTTTAGCGAGGGAGGGAAAAAGAACCCCGTCGTTCTTCATGTAACGGTCTCAAATGAGTGTGGGTGCTAG
- a CDS encoding nucleotide sugar dehydrogenase: MNQLHVGVIGLGFVGLPLSLSYAMKGAKVIGVDVLPRLVEELNQGISYHQEYDEGKPLAEILREELAKGNFRATTDYREAANEVNHYIVTVGIPVRNGDPDLSYLISAAESLSQVLKKGDLVVLRSTVVPGTTEEIFLPILEKSGLKAGVDFDLAYSSERIAEGRAFEEFRTMPLAVGGVTEASALRAKEFLSFVTEAEITLSSIKIVETAKVIENVQRDVNIAMVQEFARFAEGMGINTAELIRVANTHKRVNLLVPGPGVGGYCLPNAYYYLQPKAAEMGLRLGLLEMARQINDAVPGVLVTMMEEGLKKRGKGIREAKIAVLGLAMKDYSNDDRISPCHQVVSLLISKGAIVKAYDPAVPSRYPFKVDTLEEAADGADGLFFLAMQKAFEGIRWQELLGRMSENAVLVDAKNRIPYDLKAEVIRI; encoded by the coding sequence ATGAATCAACTTCATGTGGGCGTCATCGGGCTCGGTTTTGTCGGCTTGCCGTTATCCTTAAGTTATGCCATGAAGGGTGCGAAGGTGATCGGCGTTGATGTGCTTCCCCGCTTGGTAGAAGAATTAAATCAGGGGATCAGTTACCACCAGGAGTATGACGAGGGGAAACCTTTGGCCGAGATCCTTAGAGAAGAGCTGGCCAAAGGGAATTTCAGAGCCACCACCGATTACCGGGAGGCGGCGAACGAAGTTAATCATTATATTGTGACGGTGGGGATTCCCGTACGGAACGGGGACCCTGACCTTTCCTATCTAATATCTGCCGCCGAATCCTTAAGCCAAGTGTTGAAGAAAGGGGATTTGGTCGTCCTGCGCAGCACCGTGGTACCTGGGACGACGGAAGAAATATTCCTTCCCATTTTGGAAAAAAGCGGTCTTAAGGCCGGTGTTGACTTCGACTTGGCTTATTCTTCGGAGAGGATCGCCGAAGGGAGAGCCTTTGAGGAATTTCGCACCATGCCCCTTGCGGTGGGAGGGGTGACGGAAGCCTCGGCCCTTCGGGCGAAGGAGTTCCTCTCCTTCGTCACCGAGGCGGAGATTACTCTCTCTTCGATTAAAATTGTGGAGACGGCCAAGGTGATTGAAAATGTGCAAAGGGACGTAAATATTGCCATGGTCCAGGAGTTTGCCCGTTTCGCGGAAGGAATGGGGATTAACACCGCGGAGCTGATCCGGGTCGCGAATACCCATAAACGGGTAAATCTCCTCGTTCCGGGACCGGGGGTGGGAGGGTATTGCCTTCCCAACGCATATTATTATTTACAACCGAAGGCGGCGGAGATGGGGCTTCGATTGGGGCTTCTGGAGATGGCACGCCAAATCAATGATGCCGTACCTGGAGTCCTCGTCACCATGATGGAGGAAGGACTAAAGAAAAGAGGAAAGGGGATCAGGGAGGCAAAGATTGCCGTTTTGGGACTGGCGATGAAGGATTACTCCAATGACGACCGGATTAGTCCCTGCCATCAGGTGGTCTCTCTTCTGATCAGTAAAGGGGCGATCGTCAAAGCCTATGACCCCGCCGTGCCGTCCCGCTATCCCTTTAAGGTGGATACCTTGGAGGAGGCGGCGGATGGAGCGGATGGGCTCTTCTTTCTGGCCATGCAGAAGGCTTTCGAAGGGATTCGTTGGCAGGAGCTTTTAGGGCGGATGTCGGAAAACGCGGTCTTGGTCGATGCTAAAAACCGGATCCCTTATGATTTAAAAGCGGAGGTCATACGGATCTGA
- a CDS encoding class I SAM-dependent methyltransferase yields the protein MAWFDAFAKDYDQWYESKLGRFVDRIEKGMIESLAQPQRGEEALDLGAGTGNYSLWLADQGVHVTGLDPAREMLAIAREKDSDQKVRWVEGDAHDLPFMDSSFHLVISVTALEFMMEPQKVLREAMRVLKPGGRIVLGLLARESPWGELYSSLAAKDPAHLFAKAHLYREEEIPLLLPGVEYTLRKGLYLPPVNDFDEEEAFAEEAKRSRSDAPGAGFFAVRWDKREEEKG from the coding sequence TTGGCATGGTTTGACGCCTTCGCCAAGGATTATGATCAATGGTATGAATCGAAGTTAGGCCGCTTTGTGGATCGAATCGAAAAGGGGATGATCGAAAGCTTGGCTCAACCGCAAAGGGGAGAAGAAGCTCTCGACCTTGGGGCAGGCACGGGAAATTATTCCCTCTGGTTGGCGGATCAAGGAGTTCATGTGACCGGGTTAGACCCGGCCCGGGAAATGCTGGCGATCGCCCGGGAGAAGGATAGCGATCAGAAGGTAAGATGGGTGGAGGGAGATGCCCATGATCTCCCCTTTATGGACAGCTCTTTTCATCTCGTTATTTCGGTAACCGCCCTGGAGTTTATGATGGAACCGCAAAAGGTCTTAAGAGAGGCGATGCGGGTTTTAAAACCGGGCGGTCGGATCGTCTTGGGACTGTTAGCCCGGGAAAGTCCATGGGGTGAGCTTTATTCTTCTCTGGCGGCGAAGGATCCTGCCCATCTTTTTGCGAAAGCCCATCTCTACCGGGAGGAGGAGATTCCTCTCCTCCTTCCAGGGGTGGAGTATACGCTGCGAAAAGGCCTTTATCTTCCCCCGGTAAATGATTTTGACGAAGAAGAGGCGTTCGCGGAGGAGGCAAAACGTTCCCGTTCCGATGCGCCCGGAGCCGGATTTTTTGCCGTTCGGTGGGATAAAAGAGAAGAGGAAAAGGGGTGA
- the tnpB gene encoding IS66 family insertion sequence element accessory protein TnpB (TnpB, as the term is used for proteins encoded by IS66 family insertion elements, is considered an accessory protein, since TnpC, encoded by a neighboring gene, is a DDE family transposase.), which produces MRKSMDGLAVLVKESFSLDPFSNALFVFCNRNRDKRKILYWENNGFWLNYRRLERGKFQWLDHMTDQTMHVTKRPLRWLLEEPAL; this is translated from the coding sequence ATGCGCAAATCGATGGATGGACTCGCAGTACTTGTGAAAGAGAGTTTTTCGCTTGATCCCTTCTCCAATGCCCTCTTTGTCTTCTGCAATCGTAATCGGGACAAACGAAAGATCCTTTATTGGGAAAACAACGGGTTTTGGCTCAACTATCGGCGCCTTGAACGGGGAAAGTTTCAATGGCTGGATCACATGACAGATCAAACGATGCATGTGACAAAACGTCCATTGCGCTGGCTGCTCGAAGAACCGGCTCTGTAG
- a CDS encoding basic amino acid ABC transporter substrate-binding protein, producing the protein MKKMLLAVILVVFFAVSLAGCGTKATTGDANSSDGTAETMVVGTDTSFPPFEYVDPDTNQYTGFDIELIYAIADATGLKVDLKPMEFKAIVPGLQTGTLDVGIAGMTITEERKKAVLFSEPYFQAGLVIAVRPQENKIHNKDDLKGKTIAVKLGTTSEKMAREIEGATVKTFDNGNDVYLEVIHGGADALIEDLPVIKHYIVKNPDKLVVVSEPMTGDNYGIAVTKSKTQLLEKINEGLKKVKESGKYDELYKKYFGE; encoded by the coding sequence ATGAAAAAAATGTTGCTTGCAGTCATTCTTGTAGTTTTTTTTGCCGTTTCTCTGGCTGGATGTGGCACTAAGGCCACTACGGGTGATGCTAACTCTAGCGACGGCACAGCAGAAACGATGGTGGTTGGAACTGACACATCTTTCCCTCCGTTTGAATATGTGGACCCCGATACCAACCAGTATACGGGATTTGACATTGAATTAATTTATGCTATTGCTGATGCTACCGGTCTAAAAGTCGATTTAAAACCCATGGAATTTAAAGCCATCGTACCCGGTTTGCAAACCGGCACACTAGATGTAGGTATTGCCGGTATGACGATCACCGAAGAAAGAAAAAAAGCGGTACTATTCTCAGAACCCTATTTTCAAGCGGGATTAGTTATTGCAGTACGCCCGCAGGAAAATAAGATCCACAACAAAGATGACCTCAAGGGCAAAACGATTGCCGTAAAATTAGGAACTACCAGTGAAAAGATGGCAAGGGAAATTGAGGGGGCCACAGTTAAAACGTTCGACAATGGAAACGATGTCTATCTGGAAGTGATTCACGGCGGAGCTGATGCATTGATTGAGGACTTACCCGTAATTAAACATTATATTGTAAAAAATCCTGATAAGTTAGTTGTCGTCAGCGAACCCATGACTGGAGACAACTACGGAATAGCGGTAACTAAAAGCAAAACCCAACTTCTTGAAAAAATCAATGAAGGCTTAAAAAAAGTAAAAGAAAGTGGGAAATATGACGAACTGTATAAAAAATATTTTGGAGAATGA
- a CDS encoding nucleotidyltransferase family protein has translation METAALFQCDETSFVKARRRAMNPFGISEKSYQLLLDAFRQHAEVEEVILFGSRAKGNHKKGSDIDLAIKGKHCSPELALQLQTYLNEELPIPYMVDVVDYNSLSHKELKEHIDRVGKKLYPEHLVISPDYLSFDRDM, from the coding sequence ATGGAAACAGCGGCATTATTTCAATGCGATGAAACAAGTTTTGTTAAAGCTAGGAGAAGAGCGATGAATCCATTTGGAATTTCAGAAAAATCGTATCAACTCTTGTTAGATGCGTTTCGACAACATGCTGAGGTTGAGGAAGTGATCCTTTTTGGAAGCAGGGCCAAAGGAAACCATAAAAAAGGAAGCGACATTGATCTTGCCATCAAGGGGAAACACTGCTCTCCAGAGCTGGCGCTTCAATTACAGACCTATCTTAATGAAGAGCTTCCTATTCCCTATATGGTGGACGTAGTAGACTACAATTCTTTAAGCCACAAAGAATTAAAAGAACATATCGACAGAGTCGGAAAGAAACTGTATCCTGAGCATCTTGTCATCTCCCCCGATTACCTCTCTTTTGATCGAGATATGTGA
- the lepB gene encoding signal peptidase I — MSMISSMGKRIKEWIYILAVGFLLAVVIQKTAFALYIVEGSSMMPTIKNHERVFVNRIPLYFGAINRGDIVVFPNPIDGRYFVKRVIGLPGDRISISDGRVYLNGKILHEEYVDTITVGDMEEVTVKEGHVFVMGDNRHPNASWDSRSPDIGQIPISTLAGEAEFVLFPVPHSLK; from the coding sequence ATGAGCATGATATCCTCGATGGGGAAACGGATCAAAGAATGGATCTATATCCTGGCGGTTGGTTTCTTGTTGGCGGTCGTCATCCAAAAAACAGCCTTTGCCCTTTATATCGTGGAGGGCAGTTCCATGATGCCCACCATAAAAAATCATGAACGGGTATTTGTGAATCGCATCCCCCTCTATTTTGGGGCGATCAATCGGGGAGATATCGTTGTATTTCCCAACCCCATTGACGGCAGATATTTTGTGAAACGGGTGATTGGCTTGCCGGGAGATCGGATCTCCATCTCGGATGGGCGCGTCTATCTTAACGGGAAAATTCTCCACGAAGAATATGTGGATACCATTACCGTCGGAGACATGGAGGAAGTAACGGTGAAGGAGGGGCATGTTTTCGTCATGGGGGATAATCGACATCCGAATGCAAGCTGGGATAGCAGAAGCCCGGATATCGGGCAGATCCCCATTTCCACCTTGGCCGGAGAGGCGGAGTTTGTCCTTTTCCCTGTTCCCCATTCTTTGAAATGA